The Streptomyces sp. 11x1 genomic sequence GTTGAGCATGGAGACGACCACCGGCATGTCGCCGCCGCCGATGGAGGCGACCAGGTGCGCGCCGAGGGCGAGCGCGATCAGGGTGACGGCGATGAGCAGCCCCATGCCGGGGCGGGCCACGAAGGCGACGGTGAGCACGACGAAGGCGGCGAGGGCGCTGACGTTGAGGATGTGCTTGCCGGGCAGTGTGAGGGGGCGGGAGTCGATGCGTGCCGAGAGCTTCAGGTACGCGACGACGGAGCCGGTGAAGGTGACGGCGCCGATGAACACGCCGATGAACACCTCGGCGTGGTGGATGCCGAGCAGCGAACCGGTGAGTTCGGCGTCGACGTCGAGGTAGCCGTTCCAGCCGACGAACGCGGCGGCGAGGCCGACGAAGCTGTGCATGATGGCGATCAGTTCGGGCATGCCGGTCATTTGGACGACCCGGGCGCGCCACAGGCCGATGCCGGCGCCGAGGGCCGTGGCGACGGCGATCAGCACGAGTCCGGTGGCCGTGATGCTGCGGGAGGCGAGCCCGACGGTCGCTGCCAGGGCGATGATCATGCCCGCGATGCCCCAGACGACTCCCGAGCGGGACGTCCGGTGCTGGGAGAGCCCCGCGAGGCTGAGGATGAACAGCAGCGCGGCGACGACGTAGGCGGCCTCTGCGGCCGTGACGGTGGTCATCCCTGATCAACCCTTCGAGAACATGCCGAGCATGCGGCGGGTGACGGCGAATCCGCCGAAGATGTTGATGCTCGCCAGCAGGATCGCGGCGAACGACAGCACGGTGACGGCGGTGTTCCCCTGCCCGATCTGCAGCAGCGCGCCGACCACGACGATCCCGGAGATGGCGTTGGTGACCGACATCAGTGGGGTGTGCAGCGCGTGGTGCACCTGGCCGATGACGTAGAAGCCGATGACGATGGCCAGCACGAACACCGTGAAGTGACCGATGAGTTCGCTCGGCGAGAAGCCGGTCACCAGGAACAGGGCGAGGGCTCCGGCGCCGACGAGGGCGTAGGCGGAGCGGGCCGGGCCTGCGGGCTTCACCGCCGCTCCGGTGGGGGCCGGCGTCGCGGGTTCCGGGGCCGCGTCGGGGGCCGACGTGGCGGACACCTGCACCGGGGGCGGGGGCCAGGTCTTCTCGCCGTCGCGGACCACGGTCATGGAGCGCTGCACGACGTCGTCGAGGTCGAGGACGAGCCGACCGTCCTTGCCGGGGGTGAGCAGCTTCATCAGGTTGACGAGGTTGGTGCCGTAGAGCTGTGAGGCCTGGGCGGGGAGCCGACCGGGCAGGTCGGTGTAGCCGATGATCGTGACGTCGTTGTCGGTGACGACGGCCTTGCCGGCGACCGTGCCCTCGACGTTGCCGCCCTGGGCGGCCGCCATGTCGACGATGACGCTGCCGGGCTTCATTCGCGCGACGTCGGCGGCGGTGATGAGCCTCGGTGCCGGACGGCCGGGGATGAGCGCGGTGGTGATGATGATGTCGACGTCGGCCGCCTGCTCGGCGTACAGCCGCTCGGCGAGCCGGTTGTAGTCGTCCGAGGTCGCCTTGGCGTAGCCGTCCGTGCTGACTGCCTGCTCGGCGGAGACGGTGAGGAACTCGCCGCCCAGGGAACGGACCTGCTCGGCGACCTCGGGGCGCGGGTCGGTGGCGCGGACGACGGCGCCGAGGCTGCGGGCCGCGCCGATCGCCGCGAGTCCGGCGACCCCGGCGCCGGCCACCAGGACCTTCGCGGGTGGCACCTTGCCGGCGGCGGTCACCTGACCGGTGAAGAAGCGACCGAAGGCGTGCGCGGCCTCGACGACGGCCCGGTATCCGGCGATGTTCGCCATCGAGCTGAGGACGTCCAGCGACTGGGCCCGGGAGATGCGGGGCACGGCGTCCATGGCGAGGACGGTGACGGGTCGCCGGGCCAGTTCGTCGACCAGGTCCGGGTTGTGTGCCGGGCCGATGAGCGCGATCAGCGTCGCCCCGTCGCGCAGCCGGCCGATCTCCTCGGTGGAGGGGCCGTTGACCTTGAGCACGATCTCCGCCGCCCACGGGTCACCGAGCCGG encodes the following:
- a CDS encoding Re/Si-specific NAD(P)(+) transhydrogenase subunit alpha, which codes for MVQAEPEPQSIGVPAESTAGETRVAATPVTVGRLVALGYDVVVEPGAGASSRFSDAAYEEAGARLGDPWAAEIVLKVNGPSTEEIGRLRDGATLIALIGPAHNPDLVDELARRPVTVLAMDAVPRISRAQSLDVLSSMANIAGYRAVVEAAHAFGRFFTGQVTAAGKVPPAKVLVAGAGVAGLAAIGAARSLGAVVRATDPRPEVAEQVRSLGGEFLTVSAEQAVSTDGYAKATSDDYNRLAERLYAEQAADVDIIITTALIPGRPAPRLITAADVARMKPGSVIVDMAAAQGGNVEGTVAGKAVVTDNDVTIIGYTDLPGRLPAQASQLYGTNLVNLMKLLTPGKDGRLVLDLDDVVQRSMTVVRDGEKTWPPPPVQVSATSAPDAAPEPATPAPTGAAVKPAGPARSAYALVGAGALALFLVTGFSPSELIGHFTVFVLAIVIGFYVIGQVHHALHTPLMSVTNAISGIVVVGALLQIGQGNTAVTVLSFAAILLASINIFGGFAVTRRMLGMFSKG